The Elaeis guineensis isolate ETL-2024a chromosome 3, EG11, whole genome shotgun sequence region ATACATGGATGTCTTGCTGGGTGATGGGATCTTCAATGCAGATGGAGATATGTGGCGGAAGCAGAGGAAGACTGCAAGCTTTGAGTTTGCTTCCAAAAACCTGAGGGATTTCAGTACCAAAGTTTTTAGAGAATATGCTTTGAAGCTCTCTAATATATTGTGCCAATCATCAATAAATAACCAAGACATGGACGTGCAGGTAAGTCTCCATCTTCTAAGCATGTCTTCTGCATACCTCAGTTTATGTCAAAGTTCTAAAGCAGCACTGTTGTGGACCAATACACAGGACCTGTTCATGAGAATGACATTGGACTCCATATGCAAGGTTGGGTTTGGAGTTGAAATTGGAACACTGTCTCCCAACCTGCCTGATAACAGCTTTGCTCAAGCATTTGATGCTGCTAATATAATTGTAACGCTCCGATTCATCGATCCCTTCTGGAGGATAAAGAGATTTCTTCGCACAGGCTCGGAGGCTCTACTTGAACAAAGCATCAAGGTGGTGGATGAATTTACATATGATGTGATTCGAAAGAGAAAAGCAGAGATTGAGAGAGCCCGAGCTAGTGGAATGAGAGAGGTAATGGTCTTCCACTTCAAGGTCCATAAAAATAGAGAAGTAAATGCATTAAAAGAAAGTTTTTTTCCTCATTATGGAATTAGTTAAAAAGGTTAGGGTTCAGTGAAATGGTGCTTAAGGCTGTTCTGCTTGGTTGGCTAACAATGCAGCAAAGATGACAGATGAACAATATCATGTCAGGATAAACAGTAACAGCTAGTAACTTGTTTGTGTCAAGGGCCGTTAAAACCATCATGTACTGAGGCCTCAAAAAGAAAACCTGAGTAGCATTTCAGGTTTTAACTTATTAGGTATGCACAAACTTGTTGTTGAATGAGATAGACGAGGACCAATTTAAAAAGCTTGAATCCAACATAACAGAAGCACATCCAAAAAACAGCAGTAAGCTCATTTATTAAAACaattcatgtttaattctttcttctAACTATTGTCATGCATGGACAAGCACAAACAGATCAAGCATGACATACTATCTAGATTTATTGAGCTGGGAGAGGAGCCTGACAGTGGTTTCAGTGATGAAAAAAGCCTTAGAGATGTGGTCCTCAACTTCGTGATCGCGGGAAGAGATACAACGGCAACAACCCTCTCGTGGTTCATCTACATGGTCATGACCCACCCTGCTGTGGCTGATAAGCTTTACTTTGAGCTCAGGGCCTACGAAGAAGAACGAGCCAAGGAAGAGAAGGTCAAGGTGATTTCATATGTTACCAATGATGTCAAATCCTTCAGAAGCAGGGTAGATCAGTTTGCAGAGCTTCTAAATTATGATTCCCTGGGAAGATTGGTATACTTGCATGCATGCATCACCGAGACACTTCGACTGTATCCTGCAGTTCCTCAGGTGACCGCACTGCCAATTTAAGCTTGAAATCAGTCTTTCAATCATTAATATTTGTTCTGCATGTCTCATAATTACTGATAAAATGTGTTTGTCAAATAATTTAGGACCCAAAAGGTGTCCTAGTGGATGATGTTTTGCCAGATGGAACCCAAGTTAAAGCTGGTGGAATGGTTACCTATGTTCCATACTCTATGGGAAGAATGGAGTACAATTGGGGGCCAGATGCTGCATCATTTAGGCCCGAGCGATGGTTCAAAAATGGCATGCTCCAAAGTGTATCACCATTTAAATTCACAGCTTTTCAGGTACATCCACTATAACAACAGATGCATTCTTTTCTTCCGATGATATTAGAATCATAGTCTTATCTGGTTAATATTGATGCATACCGACCATACTATACCATACCATATCAATACCAAACCAATATATGGTACAATGAACGTACCGATATTTAGTATGCGGAACTGGTCTCGTACCAAATATACCGACACTGAAATAGAATCGTACTGATATGGGATACGATCCCGAGATGACAAAACTTGGTCTTAtccttatttttctatctaactaGTTGACTGCATGCCCCAACAAAAATGGGATGGGTCTGTACCGAACCTATCTCATATCTTGATTGTGTATGACAAATAGTATGCGAGATAGGAGTCTAGCTGAAGACTAATTCGGTGAAGGTCAATATTTATTTTGGTATCTATTGTTTAATTCTCAGGCTGGACCTCGGATATGTTTGGGCAAGGATTCTGCTTATCTCCAGATGAAGATGACACTCGCCATCCTCTGCAGGTTCTTTACATTCACCCTGGTGCCAAATCATCCAGTGAAATATAGGATGATGACCATACTATCAATGGCTCATGGGTTAAAGATCCATGTTTCCAGACGTGCATAGCTATGTTTATTTCCAAGTTTCTAGGGCACCTATTGTTGGATGTTTCACAACCAGGGAGCTATGAATTGAAAATGGATGTGATAAAGTTTGTGAATTCAATGTTATACGACTCGGTCCCAGGCTTCATTGTAATAGTTCAATATGCATttacttctctttcttttctaggCAAGTGTTTATATGCTATCAATTAGCAAAGGTTTCAGTAAATGTATATTTCAACCAAAAAGATCATATATTTGGATGGCACGTGGCAAAGTATGCAAATTATGTTGAAGAGTCTAAAGCGAAAGAACTGCCAAgttttattgtattattttaTATAAGGATATAACAAATtatcattttttaataaaaaaatcttttttatattaaaatgtcAAAAAAGTAGCGTCTTTTTTTCTTGGTTTTCTTACCATCCCACCTAGACTGAAGCTTGAGCTCCCAGGTAGGACCAACCACTACTcacaaaatcagaaaaaataatttgatcggGGGTGGCAAAAGAAGATTGGTGCTCTTACGAATTGAGAAAATTAATAAAGGATCAAAAATGAGAAATGATATCCTAAACTGTATACACCACATGACCAAGCATGTCAATAATCATAGCTGTCCGTTTCTATAATGATGTATCAAAATGAGCAGTTGACAAATGGAGTTCATATGAATAAACGGCTGCAGACCATCTAAATGATTCATGATGTACTTATTTTAGGGTTATGTTAAGCAgtcggtcaaaaaaaaaaaacaggtgtTTTGTTGTGTGGGTTGGGGTAGGGAGGTCTTTGATGATTTGTACAGTCAGAATGAAGCATTTTTGATAATTTGTCGGAATGAAACATGTCGATGTATTTAGTAAAGCCAGCATATGTTAGACATCAGTAACTTAACTTTGATTTCGTAGGCACGATTATTGCTTATGGATGGGTTGTAAATTTAGCAACCAACTAGTTAAGGTTGGAAATGGGCTCGAGCTGCCCAGCTTTGGGTCGGACTATGGGATTGAACAAAATTAGGTCAGATTTGGGCTCGAATATACAGCCCATTTATCTTTCAGGTTGGGCACAGGTATATCATTGGCCTAGCCCAAGTTTCGTCCGAGCCCAAGACCGATTACAGGCCTGTTCCTCAGCCTGCTCGATTCTTCTCTCCCTTCTACTCTTCCTCTCTCATCCCTTTGATGCCACTGCCATCGGATCATCCAGAGAGGAAGATGGAGATGGAGACGTTGATGGAGAGGAAGACGGAGATGGAGACGTTGGCGGAGAGGTCTCCAGAGGAGGAGATCAGGAGACGGATTGTCCAGAGATGGAGACGTCGATGGATCATCTagagatagagatcaagagaagggTCGATGGATCAGGAGATGAAGATCATCCGGAGATTAGGAAAGGCATTGACAAATCATTCGAAAATGATGAGCTGGCGCTTGATTTACTCGGCTATGACAAGCTTGTCGGGGGCGGGGGCAAGGGCAAGGGACGGGGACATGCGGCTGGAGCCTGGAAAGAAGGCGGTAGGTGTAGCAGAGGGCTTGGGGGAGGTTAGTGGAGGGGTCCCCGGAGGGGGAGGAGTGGCGGAGGGATTCCAGCGGCGTATCGAGATGGAGATGGAGATGGAGATGGAGATGGAGATGGGTGCCCAATTGGACTCCTTTCTCTTTATCTGATATCGAGGTACGGGCCTGACCTCAGATGTGGTTCGGatcaattttttctaaaaaatcggATTCAAGTCCAGCCCGAAGTCCCAAATATTATTGGAAAAATTATCTATCAGTCCCTAAGTTGACTCGAAATTATTTTTCAGTCCCTCAAATCTTCAGTTAGACTAAAACATCTCTGGactgttaataattttttttagatccccACCGTCTACTGTTGCCATATGCTGCCGTTTAAGCCTATTCAAATGACCGAAATGACCTTTACGGTTTTGGAGAGAAAGATTAACCCTACAGAAAAGTCGTCATCGAAAAGATTAACCTCTTTTCACGCTCCAACGATATCGATGGTGACTTCGACAGCACAGGCATCCAACCACCCAGGCACACGCAGCTGCCATCCTCCCTTTTCCCTCCATCTCCACCAAAAGCAGACGACGAAAATTTTTCGATACGCCCTCCCTTTTTTCTGTTCtccttcccctttttcttctttttcctatgATCTCTCCCTCTGGTGGTCTGGACCGGTGACGATGTTAActgtttcaatttttttccctCATCCTAAGCCTCGCTTTGTTCGTTTTATCCCTATTTTGTGGTAACGATAAAGTATGTaaccaaaattttaaattgtGTACCCATTTATTATcgttatatttatttagttatttgatgTGTTTATTTTGTGGTAGGAAATGGTTGTATATACTCAAAATGCTGGTAGAAGAAGGAGATCcaaggagaaaaaagagaagagcagGGAGGTAACGTATTAGATTGAATTACCTGCATATTTTATAGGAAAGTTATATGGGTTGCTGATTTAGTTATGTAAGTATTTACGTGGTTACACATATATTGGTTATAGTTATCTGTATTTATACTTTAATTACAGAAATCACTTGTTAAGTTTGGTTGCATAAAGTCCGGATTATATATACTTTCTAAGTGTTTACTTTTAAATTAACTTTGGTTACATAATTGATGTTGTCTCTTTgcagatttgatgagtttttatgtttaagatttttgttttatGTAGGTTACAAATAAGTTGGAGTTGAAGGATGACATCAGTGAGgatgaggaagagaaagaagttgAGAAAGGTGAGGGCAGCtttaagagagaggagagaagtgATAAGGGCCTTCAATTAATGGTCACTGTTATATTACATCATATCACCTCTTTATGTTGAAAGTCAACAAGAAAATGAGTCAACACCACTTCAGCCGCATGGACATGATTTCATTTCGTGCGTTGCTTGACATACCTTCTATCAAATAAGAGAGAGCAGTTATTGATGATTTACTTACAGCATATGATATAGATTCTGATTGTTTTAGAATAGATAGTCAGTTGTTGAGATGGAGTATGAGGAATGTTGGCTTGATTTTGGGTCTCCCAATATATGGTGCCCATGTCAATTTCAAAGTGGGTGCTTGAAAAAAGATTGATATAGTTAGGAAGTACTTTGATCAGAGGATATATGGCAATGAGATATTTAAGCGAAAAAGATTGGAGAACCTTATACTATCCTTGGTAGAGCAAGAAGAGATGGAGGACTTTGAAGATTTTATCCGCCTCATGTGTTTATACATCATggggatatttttatttttgataaataataTGGAAGTTGCTAGATAGATCTTTAGGTAGatattctaattttataattttgatttatttataaacTGATGTATTAGAAATACTTACAGTCTTGTTTATTTTGTAGATATGTGGAGGATCCCTCTTCACTTTCTAAGTTTGCATGGGATCATGCTATATATGATTTCATGCATAGCATTATCAAAGAGAAAACCTTTTTGGTACAAAAATAAAATGCTGGTGAGAAGGTGAATGTTGGGTACTTAAGGGGTTGTGTAACCTCTCTTAGTGTAAGTGGCCATCACCTCCATGATGCTTTTTATAATTTTGCATATATTTTACtgcaacatatttttttttatatgatgcAGGTGTGGTTATATGAGATTACAGGTTTGGTTGATCGCGCCCACCATGATCTTTTTCTTCGTTTTTTGAACTATAGTACAAAGAAATTTTCAATTCGAAGAAAGCTGCAATCTTGAATTACTAAAGTGTCTCTCAAGAATGTAAGTATTTTCAAGTTTGAAAATGTACCTCCTTTTAGAGTAGATGATATGTGGTTTCATTTGACAGAATTGCTGAAATCCATacatttttaatcttaaaatttatgTATAATGGATTATTTactctaatatttaattttacaGATACAATCCCTtgtagaggaagaagaggagaagtGGCTCTTCCAAACAAGTGAAGGACAGCGCTCAGACATTCATGCTATTGCCAAAATGAGAATTGGGCTGTCCAAGAAGATAAAATCTGAGAAGAAGGTGagggaacaaaaaataaaaaagaagagagtggatagAGGGAGAGGATTAAAGGAAATTAAAGAAATCATTTCATACTACAAGAAAAAGCATCGAAAGTTgagacagataatttatgaactaagaaagaaaaataaaattctaaagcACATAATTGTTGAGCTTGAAGGAAGCCTTGTGCCttcaaaagatgaagaagaagcaaACATTGGAGATGATGGAGTTCCATCCATATTTTTTAGCGATTGTTTTGATTTTTCTCCAACAGGTGCTAAAATTGTGGGAAAAGAAGAATATGAATAGAAAGAGAAGGATGGTGCTAGAAAGAGGAGGGGTATAGGCGGGTTCATAAAAAATCAAGTTCAATAGTTAGGATGATAAAAAGTAGGGGCAATAGAGAGAAATCTGTAAAGATAAAAAGCCCTTATGTAATTCTATCTACCTGCCGATCAAGAAGACATAAAATACTTGAAGAAGCCCACAAGCCAGTCACTCCACCCCCCACTGTTACATCTGTCATTGATTCAGATAGCATGACTACTCAATTTCGGCTGGTACGTAAATAATCAGACTCTTATTTTTTAGGACAAAAATAATACTACGATACTCATAAGCTCAATTTTACTTCTGATGATATTCAGGTGTACCATAAGAAATGACTAGATTATCCAGGATTGAAATATATtacagaggaagagagggagataaTAACGAGATTCCTTCCACTGATAATGGACTGGTaatatatttttggttatactgaAAATGTCATTCTGGTTGTCCAGTTTTGCCTTTGGTTATATTTCTTCAATATTGATTATACCGTGCTAAACTGTGGTTATATGAGTTTTCTATGTGGTTACAGGATGGTAGTTTGGTCCAATGGAAGTAGCATTGTTACACGAATGCAAGTTCATGAGCTACTATTTGAGCAGATGTTGAAAGATGATGTAAGTTGATATCCCAAGTATCATTTCGGATAAAAATAAATGACTAACATTTTTAAATTCCTTGAACTGTTATGCAGGTTATCGATGCTTTCATGGCACTCTTTCGAGAGCATCAGGAATTTGAACTAAATAAGCATCTTCCTTGTGTATTCATCAGGCTGTGGCTATTGGTGAGTTTTTTGTTGGAATTTTTTTACTTTGAAATTATCATGTATGTtattattgattttttatttttgatatttcctaCAGCAACATGCACAATAGAGGCTCTGAAAATTTTCGGATAATATTCTTAGaggttttgaatttaaaattaatacGACAAAATTGATCTTTATGCCCTTGTATACGAAGTGCCACTGGCACCTACTAGTGATGAATATGGAGGAGAAATGCTTCAAGCATTACTCTTCTCTCTTTCCATCCATCTATTATCTTGATGCACTTAATTTGATATGCTTCCTTAATCCTGTACATATTGTCATGGTATAAATCACTGATAAATTACTGATTAATTGTAacagaaaaattagatttctcaATATTTGGCTAAGCATCATAATTTGCCCCAAGCTTCAGATTGGCCACTTCGATAAATTGATGATTGTCCTCAGCAGGAACCTACGTGGGTATCAGTTTAATATTAAACAAGCTCATCATATGTActtatcataaattttaattttgtgttcggtcattattttaattttaggagCATTGATTGTGGAGTTTTTGTGATACGCTATATGGAACTATTACAACGTGGGGTACAATTAGACATAGTATCGAGTGATATTATAAGGCTACGAGCTGAATATAGTGCACTCTTTATTCACGAAGGTTCAAAAAGAGAGATTGTCTGTGAGAAAATAATAGATGAAAGTtcaaaaatcaaaagtgatactGAAGTACAGTTTTTAAGTGACAGTAAGTATACTTATATGATTCGTGTATTTAGTTATCTATATTTTTGGTCCGATTATATATTTTCATTATACAGTTATATAATTGTGTTTATGCATATATTCTATATTTTCAGTGGAACAAAAGCCTGTCAATGATGAAGAATAGTTTGAGAAGTCTACTGCAGATGAAGTGAGAAAAGGCCTGAAGCTGTTAATTAGCATGGAGTGGGTGAGGAGACTACAACTAACATGGATGGGGGTAGTACAATGGGAGatcaattataatttttactTATGGATGAGCAATCTTAATGTAACTTTTACTTGTGGATGAATAATTGAGATATAATTATgtaactaatatttatttttaaaaaaatttattgaaagccAACTGTTCATCTGCTCTTCGTGCCAGTCAGTTGTCTGGTTATGTGCCAGGCCAACTGTTAAGCTACAGCTTATGTGCCAGTCGGTTGTCCGGTTATCCAGTTTTCATTCCTCATTACACAGATTTATGTTAAGACAGTTTTTATGGTTAGTTAAGTTGGTTACGCATATCCATGGTCAGGTTATCCAAGTAATATTCAGGTTACACAGTACCATGTTTAGGTTACACAGCTCTATATTCTGGTTATccgattttaatatttgattatccAGTTTTGATGTCTGGTTATCTAATTTTCATTCTGGTTATCCAGTTTTAATATTTGGTTATCCAGTTTTGATGTTTGATTATCCGATTTTCATTCTGGTTATCGAGTTTTGATTTCTCGTTATCCAATTCTGATGTCTGGTTATCCATCTTTCATCTCTGGTTATACGAATCCACAAATACACAAGTTCATATTCAGGTTATGTGCCATGTAATGTTTAGGTTACACAGATTTATGCTCAGGTTCTGTGCCGGGCCAACATGCTAGTTCATCTTCGTGCCAGAGTTGGTGATCTGGTTATTCAGTATTGATATCTGGTTACCTAGCTTTCATGTTTGGTTATCCAGTTCTGATGTCTGGTTATCCAGCTTTCATCTCTAATTATACGAACCCACTTAGCAAGTCCATGTTCAGATTTCAGGTTCTCTTCTCTGGTTACATAGTAGCTGGCCCTTATTCAAGCTTACATGTACAATCCTCCTAGTTTCCCTGTAGGTTGCACAAGTTTATGTTATAGATACACAAGTTTATATTCAAATTATGTGCCGCTTAATGTTTAAGTTACACAGTTCTATGCTCAGGTTATAGCCAGGCCAACGTGCCAATTCATCTTTGTGCTAGAGTTGGTGGTCTGGTTATCCAGTTTTGATATCTGGTTATCCAGTTTTGATGTTTGGTTAtccaattttgatttttgattatccAACTTTCATCTTTGGTTATACGAACCCACTTAGCATGTTCATGTTCAGATTTCAGGTTCTCTTATCTAGTTATGTAGTAGCTGACTATTATTCAAGCTACTTACGTGTACAAGTTTATATTCGGGTTTGTATTATAGATTCAGGTTACATAGTTCTATGCTCAGGTTATGTGCCGGGCTAACGTACCAGTTTATCTTCATGTCAGAGTTGGTGGTCTGGTTATCCAGTTTTCATTCTGGTTATCCAATTTTCATATCTGCTTATCCAGTTTTGATGTCtgcttatctaatttttatctctGATTATACGAACCCCTTTCACATTTTCAGATTCAGTTTTCAAGTTTTCATCTCCGATTGCGTAGTAGCTGACTATTATTTAACTTATTTACATGTATAATATACCTGCAGATTCAATAATCTACTTCTGAAGTGAATAAAGCATAAAAATATCAATAGCTTATATGCAATTTGGTTACATTTGGatgaaaataattatatatacatTGTATTTTTTTCATAAGTACGTGAGTCTCAACAGAACATATGAGTGCCAACAGAACATAACTATACAAGCTTCAAGA contains the following coding sequences:
- the LOC105041758 gene encoding cytochrome P450 704B1, with amino-acid sequence MEEVYQMPAMPSSTSVLHKFLALIMVVISWILIHRWSQRNHKGPKTWPIIGAAIEQLRNYDRMHDWLAEYLSVSKTITVSMPFTSFTYIADPANVEHVLKTNFNNYPKGELYRSYMDVLLGDGIFNADGDMWRKQRKTASFEFASKNLRDFSTKVFREYALKLSNILCQSSINNQDMDVQDLFMRMTLDSICKVGFGVEIGTLSPNLPDNSFAQAFDAANIIVTLRFIDPFWRIKRFLRTGSEALLEQSIKVVDEFTYDVIRKRKAEIERARASGMREVMVFHFKIKHDILSRFIELGEEPDSGFSDEKSLRDVVLNFVIAGRDTTATTLSWFIYMVMTHPAVADKLYFELRAYEEERAKEEKVKVISYVTNDVKSFRSRVDQFAELLNYDSLGRLVYLHACITETLRLYPAVPQDPKGVLVDDVLPDGTQVKAGGMVTYVPYSMGRMEYNWGPDAASFRPERWFKNGMLQSVSPFKFTAFQAGPRICLGKDSAYLQMKMTLAILCRFFTFTLVPNHPVKYRMMTILSMAHGLKIHVSRRA